DNA sequence from the Verrucomicrobiia bacterium genome:
AGGCGGCCAGGGCGGTCAACCCGCCGAAGGCGACGACACCCATGACGGGGAATCCCCGTCTTCGTCGCCGGACCATCCCTCGCCGGGATCCTCGCCGAGTCCGCCCTCGACGCCCTCCCTGCCCCCCCAGACGATGTCCGCCCTCCGCTGGATCATGGGCATCCTTGGAGTCCTGCTGGCGGTGTGGGTCCTGATTCGCCTGGGTCGCGAAGCCTGGGCGGCCTGGACACAACGCCGGCAAGACGCCCCCCAAAAGCCCGGTCGGTCAGGACCCGACCCCACGCCCGGGCCGCGTCCCTTCGCCGAGTTCCGAAATCCGTTTCGCACCGGTGAAGCCGGCCGGTTGGCATTGGGCCAGCTCGCGGCGTACACCTTCGCCGCCCTCGAAGCCTGGGCAGCGGAACGTGGCCAGGCACGGACACCCGACCGGACCCCGTACGAGTTCGCAAGGTCCCTGTCCCGGGCGTTCCCGGGCCTCTCCGACGAATTCGCCGGTGCGGTGCGGCTCTACGTCTGGGCGGCCTACGCTCCGGAATCGGCACCTCCCGCATCGATCGACACCCTTCAGCGAACCTGGGCCGCACTTGAGAGTGGCGTTGCGCTCAGGACTTGAGCCCCTTGATGGGCCGCTGGCGGTCCGCAGTGAGAGTGGCACTCCCGTTCCAGCTCTCAACCATCTCGTACCACTTCGTGTAGGGACGCACAGCATTGGTGTTGCTGAAGTGACCCCAGAATTGTTTGAGACCCAGGTAGATGATGTTCTCGCCCTCGAGGCCGGCGTCGGAGCCGTTCCAGCCGTCGTTCCGGATGTACCCGCCCTCGCCCGGGACCCAGTCGCGGTCGTCCGACGTGGTGTCGGTAACCTGCTTGGACAAACCGCCCCCTTCGATGGTGACCTTCGAGGCCGCCGCGCAGCCGATTCGGTAGAGTTCCGGATTCTCGTTGATGTCGTCGTGGGCCTCCTTCCATTCCGCCCCTTCCTTCCGCCAGAACGTCCCCCGGGCCTTGTCCACCTCCCAGTACTTGGGGTTCATCTTGAAGTCCGTGCGACCGCCGGTGAACGCGTACTTCTTCTTCCGCGCAAACTCGACGACCCCCTTCCGCGCCCCCAGATGCCGCATGAGATGGTCCTCCGCCTCCTTGCCGTTGCCGCCTTGCAGCGCGAAGACACGGGGCGAATGGAACATGGAGGTGAAGATCTCGAAGCCGACGTCCTGCCCCCGGTCCAGCAGCTCGTAGGAATACACATCGCCATCCTTCTTCAGGTACTGATGGAAGCTCGGCAGATCGGAACCGGGTGGCATCCGGACCTTTCGCTGCACGGGGACGTCGGGCGCCCCACCCGCCATGACCCGCCGCAACCGCTGGGCCAGGGGCTCACCGGGCCCCCCCGCCTCATCCCCCATGGCGCCCCCGGAATCCGGGACGGACTCCGCAGCCCGTCGCCCCAGCACATCCGCTTCATGTTCGAGTGCTGGATCGTCGAGGATCGGTCCGCCCATGGCCTGAGCCGGAGCTCGAACCCGACCCGATGACTGTTGGACAACGTGGACGAGTTCATGCCCGAGGAGGCTTCGTCCGTGCGCGGTATCGGGGGCGTACTCGCCCGCGGCGAAATGCAGATCCGTGCCCCGGGTGTACGCCCGGGCCCCCAGACCTTCCGCGCGGCCATCGCAATGCACCCGCACGGGGCTGAGATCCCAGCCCAGCCTCCGTTCCATGGGAGCGCGCACATGCCCGGGCAACGCCTGGCCCGGCCCGGCGGGTGGTCGAGTGGCGAGATGATGCCAATGCGGATTGGCGTGCCCGCGGCCCCCGGCCGGGCGGCCCGACGACGCCTGTACTCTCGAGGCAACACGCTCGGGAACAGCCAGCCGGGCAGTCTGCAGGAGACGCATAGGCGGCTTCATCCAGCCCTTGCCCCCGTCCTGAAGCAAGCGTCAAACCCGGCAGTCCGAGACTTCCGGTGCATCCCGGAGTTGTGGGTGAGGAGTCAGCGAATCGGAGGGACGAGCTCCGCGAGTCCTCAATCCATGGCACCACTCCGCTGCGGCCTCGTGGAACTCGGCCCTCCGAGGCAACGCTTCGCGAAATTTGCACCTCTCCCCACAACCTCGGGATGCACGGGTGACCAAGTGAGGGCTGATT
Encoded proteins:
- a CDS encoding DUF4157 domain-containing protein; protein product: MKPPMRLLQTARLAVPERVASRVQASSGRPAGGRGHANPHWHHLATRPPAGPGQALPGHVRAPMERRLGWDLSPVRVHCDGRAEGLGARAYTRGTDLHFAAGEYAPDTAHGRSLLGHELVHVVQQSSGRVRAPAQAMGGPILDDPALEHEADVLGRRAAESVPDSGGAMGDEAGGPGEPLAQRLRRVMAGGAPDVPVQRKVRMPPGSDLPSFHQYLKKDGDVYSYELLDRGQDVGFEIFTSMFHSPRVFALQGGNGKEAEDHLMRHLGARKGVVEFARKKKYAFTGGRTDFKMNPKYWEVDKARGTFWRKEGAEWKEAHDDINENPELYRIGCAAASKVTIEGGGLSKQVTDTTSDDRDWVPGEGGYIRNDGWNGSDAGLEGENIIYLGLKQFWGHFSNTNAVRPYTKWYEMVESWNGSATLTADRQRPIKGLKS